The following is a genomic window from Verrucomicrobiota bacterium.
TTCGGCCACCATGGCGCGTTTGGCGGGCCAGGAGGGCAACGGCAGTTCCCGTCCCGACTTCAACGAGGCATAGAGGCGGGAGTTATAGGTCAGTTCCAGTTGATAAATGGTCACGCAATCCGGCATCAGTTCCAGCACCTGATCCATCGTGCGCTGCCACGTGCCTTCCGTTTCACCGGCCAACCCGGCGAGCAGGTCCACGTTGATTTCATCGAATCCCGCCTCCCGCGCCTGACGGAAAGCCCGCAGGCAATCTTCGACGCGGACATCGCGACCGCTGCGGCGTAAAATATCGTCATGGAGCGTTTGAAAGCCGAGGCTCAGGCGGGTGACGCCAAGGTCTTTCAGGGTTTGAAGTTTTTCCGGCGTCACGGTGCCCGGCTCGCATTCGAAGGTGCATTCCTCGACCGCATCCCAACGGCTGCGTTGCTGCAAGCCGCCGAGCAGCCGGCGAATCTGGTCCGACGTCGGATAAGAAGGCGAGCCGCCGCCGAAATAGACCGAACTGAAGGCGCGGTTCTGAAACGCCGGGAAATTCAGATAAAGTGAAAATTCCTTGAGCACGGAATCGATGTAAAGATTCACATCCTCCGCGCTGCGCCGGGGATAGACGCGAAAATAACAATAATGGCAGCGTTGCCGGCAAAACGGGAGGTGGACGTAAAGACCAAGCGGGCCAGGCGCAGCATCGGCTGAAAGCGCGTGAAGCAGCTTGGGAATTTCAGCCGGCTGCCAGCAGGAAAACGGCGGATAGTTGGAAATGAAGTAGTTGCCGACCTCGGTGCGGACCGGTGGCGATTCGAGAGTTGATTTCATGCTGGCAGCTTTTCGGATGATGATCAGGTGTAGCGCACTTCCTGAAATTGCGGATGGTAAAAAAGCGGCAGCAAGCGATCGACCTGCAACAATCCTTCGCCAGTCAGGAGCACGGAGGAATTGGAAAACTTGAGCAATCCCGCCGCCGCCAGCGCCTGGAGTTGCGTCCCGAAAACTTCGATGATGTCCTCGCCAAATTTGTTGCGGAAATCGGCGGCGTTAATGCTTCCGAATTTGAGTTGCAGAATGAATTCGCGCACGAACTGGTCGTGAGGGGATAGTCGATAGGCGCGTGTGAGCGGCAACGCGCCTTGTTCCACATGCGCCACGTAGGCTTCGAGGGTGACCGCGTTCTGGAAATGCACGCCGCCCAGGTAACCGAAGGAAGCCACTCCCAAACCGAGCATGTCTTCGCCCCGCCAGAGATGATCCTGATAGCGAAAACGATGGCGCACCGGGTCCTTGACGGCCGCATAGGCGTTGACCACGGTGTAGCCCGCCTGATCCAGTTTGCCGAAGGCGTAATTCAAGCGCTCCCGCTTTTCCGCCCATGAAACGACCGTCCCCGGCAGGCGGTTCGATTTCAAATCGGAATAAAGCCGCGTGTTGCAGGGAATCTCCGTCTGGTAGATGGTCACGCTGTCCGGCGACAGTCCGATCATCTGGCGGACAGAATCCTCCCACTGCGTCCGCGTCTCGCCGATCAGGCCGACCATCAAGTCCAGATTCACCCAATCAAACCCGGCCTGTTGAATCTGCGTGTAGGCGCGGCGCACATCTTCGGCGAGATGGATGCGGCCGTTCAGTTTCAACAGGGCGTTGTCGAAACTCTGCACGCCCATGCTCACCCGGGTGACGCCCAGTTCAATGAGCGCTTCCAGAAAGTCGCGGCGGACCGATCGAGGAGCGCACTCGAACGTTACTTCCTCGACGCTGTCCCAGGCAAGCGCGCTGCGTAGCCCGTTCCCCAATCGACGGACTTGGGACGATGTAAGTGTCGAAGGTGTACCGCCGCCAAAATAGACAAATGAAACCGGCCGGGTCTGCACGCCCGGCCGCCCGGCATAGAGCGCCATCTCCCGCAGGACGGCCTCGACGTATCGATCCACCACCTCGGGTTTCTGGCCGATGTAGGAAAGGTAATAACAGTAATCGCATTTCTTCTGGCAAAACGGAACGTGCACATAAATCCCCACCGGCGAACCGGACACTGCCCGATTCAATTCCTGTTCGACTTCCGAAACCTCTGCGGGACTCCACACCGAAAATGGCGGATAAGCCGCGACAAAGTAATTACCCACCACCGGTTCTTCCGCCGGAACGGGCAACGCAACCGAGGCTGTGGCTGTGGCAGTCATGCTAATGTATAAAACGTTGATACCTCAACGCGGATTCGCCCACCTTGACCGGCATCAAGGTATGATTCAATTGCGCCTGAAGCGCTTGCGTAAAATCGCGAGCAAAAGATGCAAAGCCTTTGCCAAGAAGCGTGTGGTTGCTGCTCCGCTTCGCGGGCAAACTGTCGCAAGTTATGAGAGCAACGGATCGAGTTGAGTTCAGTGGCAGCGAAAATGAATTGTGCGCGGTCTGCCCATTGAACCGCGTCAAGGCCGGCGTGGCCGTCCGCATCAAACGGCTTTGCGCTTCGCCGGAGGTCAGTCATCAGTTGCGTGAAATTGGTTTTTGCGAAGACCAGATCATCAAGTTGCTCACGAGCCAGAACAACATCATCTGCCTGGTTTGCAATGCCCGTCTCGCCATCAGTTCCCAACTCGCTCAAACCATCCTGGTCGAACCGTTGCTTCAGCCGCAGGCGGCTTGAAGCTCCGAGTGAGGCCGATGAGATTCGAGGGAAACGCTTTTCGAGTGCGTGAAATCGCCGATTTTGTTTTCCAATGCCTTCAGCCATAACGGGTGCTCGTTCAAACAGGGAATCAACTTGAGTTCCTGACCCCCGGCCTGAAGAAAAGTATCCCGACCGCGTATCCCGATTTCTTCGAGAGTTTCCAGACAGTCCGAGACGAAGGCCGGGCAGATCACGAGAATTTTCTTTGCTCCATTCTCCGCCAAACCTTGGATGACGTGATCGGTGTACGGTTTGAGCCAGGGATCACGTCCAAGGCGTGATTGAAAAGCGATCGAATATTTTTCCTTCGGCACGCGGGCTTTTTCGACGAAGGCTTTGACAGTCTTGAAACACTGCGCGCGGTAACAGGTCGCCTGCGCCGGACTGCTCACTTCGCAGCAGTTCGTCACACGCAAACAATGACCGCAGGTCGGATCGGCTTTGGTCAGATGCCGCTCCGGCAAGCCGTGAAAGCTGAACAGCAGATGATCGTAATCCCGCTTGAGATAATCCTCCGCGCTGCCGGCCAGCGCGGCGATATAATCCGGCTCGTTAAAACAAGGGGGCGTGACCTTCAGCGACATTTGCGGCGCGTGTTTCGTCATCACTTCCTTCACTCGCTCCACTGC
Proteins encoded in this region:
- a CDS encoding coproporphyrinogen III oxidase family protein gives rise to the protein MKSTLESPPVRTEVGNYFISNYPPFSCWQPAEIPKLLHALSADAAPGPLGLYVHLPFCRQRCHYCYFRVYPRRSAEDVNLYIDSVLKEFSLYLNFPAFQNRAFSSVYFGGGSPSYPTSDQIRRLLGGLQQRSRWDAVEECTFECEPGTVTPEKLQTLKDLGVTRLSLGFQTLHDDILRRSGRDVRVEDCLRAFRQAREAGFDEINVDLLAGLAGETEGTWQRTMDQVLELMPDCVTIYQLELTYNSRLYASLKSGRELPLPSWPAKRAMVAEGFHMCEAAGYVIGSGYMAIRNPKRWRFVYTVEHFWHGADLLALGETAFGHLRGVHYQNVDTFERYAEWLQKDKLPLRRALRLTPEEKLRREVILHLKTGQLDAGYFRDKFGVDLVDHLEPQFETLLNKGLLEIEGDTVRLTREGLLEVDWLLPDFYLPAHQGVRYT
- the hemH gene encoding ferrochelatase translates to MSKQGVLLVNLGSPDSPTVPAVRRYLNEFLMDGRVIDVAWPLRRFIVGMILINRPKASAHAYRKIWTDEGSPLVVTSRRVQQELQRRVSVPVELAMRYQNPSIESAVRNLHQQGVSELLLIPMFPHYAMSSFETAVERVKEVMTKHAPQMSLKVTPPCFNEPDYIAALAGSAEDYLKRDYDHLLFSFHGLPERHLTKADPTCGHCLRVTNCCEVSSPAQATCYRAQCFKTVKAFVEKARVPKEKYSIAFQSRLGRDPWLKPYTDHVIQGLAENGAKKILVICPAFVSDCLETLEEIGIRGRDTFLQAGGQELKLIPCLNEHPLWLKALENKIGDFTHSKSVSLESHRPHSELQAACG
- a CDS encoding ferrous iron transport protein A, with amino-acid sequence MRATDRVEFSGSENELCAVCPLNRVKAGVAVRIKRLCASPEVSHQLREIGFCEDQIIKLLTSQNNIICLVCNARLAISSQLAQTILVEPLLQPQAA
- a CDS encoding coproporphyrinogen III oxidase family protein, with protein sequence MTATATASVALPVPAEEPVVGNYFVAAYPPFSVWSPAEVSEVEQELNRAVSGSPVGIYVHVPFCQKKCDYCYYLSYIGQKPEVVDRYVEAVLREMALYAGRPGVQTRPVSFVYFGGGTPSTLTSSQVRRLGNGLRSALAWDSVEEVTFECAPRSVRRDFLEALIELGVTRVSMGVQSFDNALLKLNGRIHLAEDVRRAYTQIQQAGFDWVNLDLMVGLIGETRTQWEDSVRQMIGLSPDSVTIYQTEIPCNTRLYSDLKSNRLPGTVVSWAEKRERLNYAFGKLDQAGYTVVNAYAAVKDPVRHRFRYQDHLWRGEDMLGLGVASFGYLGGVHFQNAVTLEAYVAHVEQGALPLTRAYRLSPHDQFVREFILQLKFGSINAADFRNKFGEDIIEVFGTQLQALAAAGLLKFSNSSVLLTGEGLLQVDRLLPLFYHPQFQEVRYT